ACCAGCGAGACACTCGTTTATCGATATGACTCGTTCAGCCAATCTGTATGAATCCAGTATCGAAACTCTGGGCTTTGGTACAGAGTTTATCGATGGCAATCTGGATGGGTTTCCTGATTTGTTCGTCACTAATGGTCACGTTGACAGGACTTATGCAACTGGTGATCCGGATGAGATGTCGCCGCAACTTTATATGAACCAGCAGAATGGTCAGCTTCAGCTTTGCGATTCCGGCGAGGTTGGTGAGTACTTTAATGGTAAGTACCTGGGCCGCTCCGTCTGTCGCATCGATTTCAATCAGGATCTGCGTGATGATTTAGCCGTGCTTCATCTTTATTCACCGGTTGCTCTGCTGGAAAATCTGGCGACGGACAGCATCCCAGGACACTCCATTCGCCTGGACCTGCGATCCGTTCGTGAAGCGAGAGATGCCATCGGAGCCGTTTTGGAAGTCGTTTCCGCGGGTCACCGCCAATCGATCCAGCTCACTGCCGGCGATGGATATATGACATCCAATGATCGTGGAATCACAGTCGGCGTGGGAACCGCCACCAGTATTGATGAGCTAAGGATTCGCTGGCCCGGGGGAACGGAGGACGTGTTCCGGGGAATTCCGGCTGATCGTCGCTATGTTGCCATTCAGGGTCGCAAAAAACTGTATTCAAACCCGTAGCTTTCTGTTGAAAAGCCGGGACAGACACGCAGGACGACTGAAAACCATCGTGTTTTAAGGTCTTCCACTCAAGCCAGTCCCGTTTTTCAACAGGCTGTTGGCGGGGCTTTCGTATGATTCCGATTGTTGCCTGAAGCCAGGAAAAGAAGGCGGTCCACCCAACTGAGTGTACCGCCTTCTCTGTCTGTTTCAGTCCTCAAAAGCGTTGGCTATTGAGGTTCTTAATCAAGATCAATCGGCAACTCCTGAGGGCCTTCAACAACCGTGATCTGGATACCACTGGACCCCGGCTGACGCATATTCTCCGGAATCTTCGAGATCACAACTTCCACCTCTTTTGTCGTGCCATCCGGATTGAAGAACGAAGCAGGGTCCTGATTCGTTGGTTCCACCGGTAGTGATGGCAACACTCCAACGCTGTAGGTGCCCACCGGGATATTGTTCGCCCCGTTGTACTTCAGCTTGTAACTGCCAGATGCATCAACTTTTCCACTGGCCGCATATCCCTCTGGTGACAGGAACGTCACGGTGGCAGCCTCAGCCAAAGGCTTACCGCCTAGGTTGACCACACCGGACACCTGCGCCCAGGGGCCATTGTAACTACCGCCACCACCTCCACCGCAACCTGCCAGAGCAGACAAGGTGACAGACATTGACAGTACTAATCCGGCAAATCGCATTTTCTACTCCGAAGTATGTAAGTGACTCACAAAACATAAAGCTCATCCCGAAACTCGACTTCGGAAAGTACTAAGGCTTTGGAACTTATTCTGTGAGGCTCGACCTGAATTCTGGATACCCGAGAGCCCGGCAAACGCATGGCAGAGTGCTTGACCGCAATTCCCTGCCATGCTCAGCCAGGAATTCTAGTATTCACCAACGGTCTGACCGTCATCCCGGGTGGCGAGATACTTCAATGTTGGAAGGTTGATATTGTTGCTGAGGAACGAAACGTGTCCATCAGCAAACACAACCTGGATACCGCCGGTGTGGGCTGAAATCAATGGGTTGTTTGGTCCATGATTCTGATGAACACCTGGCAGGTCGTAGTTTTTCGTTCCGGGTGGATATCGTACCGAGGTCAGATTGAATTTTCGGTTGGTGGGACCATTCCAGCCTGTCGTACGACCATTTCCGTCGGTGCCCATCAGCCAGCCGTGCGGTACTCCGCCACGTACATCCACCTTCACGCCGTTTGCATCAACGGTCCAGTCGGATGTTTCACCCAGCATGATCGTGTTGGAGGTGCCGTCCGTAACTTTGTTTAGTCCGATGCATTCGTTCCAAACAAGGATGCCGCCGGCAGAGTGGTATCCATTTTGCGAATTCGTTCCGCAGCAGGTACCACCCCCTATTTGACGCAGCTCTACAAAATTGTCGGTGTTGGTTGTTGGAGTTGCGTTTGAAGTGCGATCTTCGTCAACAGCACCTGAGATGCCAACGTAAGAGGGAACTGTTTGGCGTGCGCCACCGTTCGTGTCCTGAATAATATTATCGAGGGGACTTGAAGGACACACCAGAGAAGTCAGTACGATACCATTGACAACCTGACCATTGGCGTTACCCGTCGTGCCTCCACCTGCTCCTGTCCAGCCGGGATGACTGCCACTGAAATTCAGCTGTGAATACAGGTTTGCCTGCTCGAAGTAAGGCAGCAGAGCCGGATAGAACGAGACTCCAAAACCGTTCTGTCGTTGATTCCCCATTGGGAACGTGTTG
This genomic interval from Planctomycetaceae bacterium contains the following:
- a CDS encoding DUF1559 domain-containing protein, yielding MRKTRSRGFTLIELLVVIAIIAILIALLLPAVQQAREAARRTQCKNNLKQLGLAFHNYHDTYNTFPMGNQRQNGFGVSFYPALLPYFEQANLYSQLNFSGSHPGWTGAGGGTTGNANGQVVNGIVLTSLVCPSSPLDNIIQDTNGGARQTVPSYVGISGAVDEDRTSNATPTTNTDNFVELRQIGGGTCCGTNSQNGYHSAGGILVWNECIGLNKVTDGTSNTIMLGETSDWTVDANGVKVDVRGGVPHGWLMGTDGNGRTTGWNGPTNRKFNLTSVRYPPGTKNYDLPGVHQNHGPNNPLISAHTGGIQVVFADGHVSFLSNNINLPTLKYLATRDDGQTVGEY